From a single Actinomyces viscosus genomic region:
- a CDS encoding MusI family membrane protein — protein sequence MALFPGPDSPAYRAWSAAADVVILNALTLAGCLPVVTAGASLTACARVAGQMAADDDPAVLATWWRSFRLNLRQSLTWWLPVLALAALGAWEYLVLIDGVPADQYAGQPGDLGSATGAVSGLVLAGGALLASVLIWLLPLAAFFDAPLTRHLTNAVRLAVGRLGITVICLVIVIAPVGVLWALPAMRAAVLWFMVLIGPAFQSYLMALAQRSTMTALGAPMPEPRSS from the coding sequence GTGGCCCTGTTCCCCGGCCCCGACAGCCCCGCCTACCGGGCCTGGTCCGCAGCGGCCGACGTCGTCATCCTCAACGCCCTGACCCTGGCCGGCTGCCTGCCGGTGGTGACCGCCGGCGCCTCCCTGACGGCCTGCGCCCGCGTGGCCGGCCAGATGGCGGCCGACGACGACCCGGCGGTGCTCGCCACCTGGTGGCGCTCCTTCCGCCTCAATCTGCGCCAGTCCCTGACCTGGTGGCTGCCGGTGCTCGCGCTGGCGGCCCTGGGAGCCTGGGAGTACCTGGTGCTGATCGACGGGGTCCCGGCTGACCAGTACGCCGGTCAGCCGGGCGACCTGGGCAGTGCGACCGGCGCGGTGTCCGGGCTGGTGCTGGCCGGGGGAGCGCTCCTGGCCTCGGTCCTCATCTGGCTGCTGCCGCTCGCGGCCTTCTTCGACGCCCCTCTTACTCGGCACCTGACCAATGCCGTACGGCTCGCCGTCGGGCGCCTGGGGATCACGGTCATCTGCCTGGTGATCGTGATCGCGCCGGTGGGGGTGCTCTGGGCGCTGCCCGCCATGAGGGCGGCGGTGCTCTGGTTCATGGTCCTCATCGGCCCGGCCTTCCAGAGCTATCTCATGGCGCTGGCACAGCGCTCCACGATGACGGCGCTCGGTGCTCCGATGCCGGAGCCCCGCAGCTCATGA